A part of Deinococcus sp. KNUC1210 genomic DNA contains:
- the aceB gene encoding malate synthase A, protein MTASDTSARRLPDGIDLTAAVSSDAAAILTDEALAFVAALHRQFEPRRRELLAAREARQLRIDAGEQPDFLPETAEIRHGNWKIAPLPADLQDRRVEITGPVDRKMIINALNSGARVFMADFEDASSPTWENCTQGQVNLRDAVRREISLDQNGKQYRLNERTAVLLVRPRGWHLPEKHLTVDGDEVAGAFFDFGLYFFHNAHELLARGSGPYFYLPKMESHLEARLWNDVLSYAEEQLGVLHGSSKATVLIETILAAFEMDEILYELRDHSAGLNCGRWDYIFSFIKKFRQDGNKLLPDRARVTMATHMMESYSKLAIQTCHKRGAPAIGGMSAFIPVKNDEAANERAFAQVRADKEREAGNGHDGTWVAHPGMVALATEVFDQLMPTPNQIDSGKQQGIQVSAKDLLTPPEAVVTEAGVRTNISVGVQYLAAWLRGSGAVPIHNLMEDAATAEISRAQLWQWLHHSVTLDDGRVLTQALMDELFADELSKLGPDVAHAGPLFRDVATRTPLVEFLTLPGYQELA, encoded by the coding sequence ATGACTGCATCCGACACTTCCGCTCGCCGTCTGCCCGACGGTATCGATTTAACCGCTGCCGTTTCTTCTGACGCTGCTGCCATCCTTACCGATGAAGCGCTGGCGTTCGTCGCAGCTCTACACCGCCAGTTCGAACCGCGTCGCCGGGAACTGCTGGCTGCTCGGGAAGCGCGGCAACTTCGTATAGATGCCGGGGAACAGCCGGACTTTTTACCTGAGACAGCCGAGATTCGGCATGGAAACTGGAAGATTGCTCCGCTCCCAGCTGACCTGCAGGATCGCCGCGTCGAGATCACCGGGCCTGTAGACCGCAAAATGATCATCAATGCGCTGAACAGCGGTGCGCGGGTATTTATGGCTGATTTCGAGGATGCCAGTAGTCCTACCTGGGAGAACTGCACGCAGGGTCAGGTGAATCTGCGCGACGCAGTGCGCCGAGAGATTTCACTGGATCAGAATGGCAAGCAGTATCGTCTGAATGAACGCACCGCCGTGCTGCTGGTGCGTCCTCGTGGGTGGCATCTGCCGGAAAAGCATCTGACGGTGGATGGGGATGAGGTGGCAGGAGCCTTCTTCGACTTCGGGTTGTATTTTTTTCATAACGCCCACGAGTTGCTCGCACGGGGAAGCGGGCCGTATTTCTATCTTCCCAAGATGGAATCGCATCTGGAGGCGAGGCTGTGGAACGACGTGCTCAGTTACGCTGAAGAGCAGCTGGGCGTGCTGCACGGCAGTAGCAAAGCGACCGTGCTCATCGAGACGATTCTGGCAGCGTTCGAGATGGATGAAATCCTGTACGAACTCCGCGACCATTCGGCGGGGCTGAACTGCGGGCGCTGGGATTATATTTTCAGCTTCATCAAGAAATTTCGTCAGGATGGGAACAAGCTGCTGCCCGACCGTGCCCGAGTCACGATGGCGACCCATATGATGGAAAGCTACAGCAAACTGGCGATTCAGACCTGCCATAAACGCGGCGCACCGGCCATCGGCGGCATGAGCGCGTTTATTCCGGTCAAAAACGATGAGGCGGCCAACGAACGAGCTTTCGCGCAGGTGCGGGCCGACAAGGAGCGCGAAGCGGGCAACGGACATGACGGCACCTGGGTGGCCCATCCGGGCATGGTGGCGCTGGCGACTGAGGTGTTCGATCAGCTGATGCCTACGCCCAATCAGATAGACAGCGGCAAACAGCAGGGCATTCAGGTCAGCGCCAAAGATCTGCTGACGCCACCTGAAGCGGTGGTGACAGAAGCAGGCGTACGGACCAATATCAGCGTCGGCGTGCAGTATCTGGCTGCGTGGCTGCGCGGCTCGGGCGCTGTGCCCATTCACAACCTGATGGAAGACGCCGCCACCGCCGAAATCAGCCGGGCGCAGCTCTGGCAGTGGCTCCATCACAGCGTGACGCTGGACGATGGGCGGGTCCTGACGCAGGCCCTCATGGACGAACTGTTTGCTGACGAACTCAGCAAGCTGGGGCCGGATGTTGCCCATGCCGGGCCACTGTTCAGAGATGTTGCCACACGCACACCTCTGGTGGAGTTTCTGACGCTACCGGGGTATCAGGAACTCGCCTGA
- a CDS encoding Tfp pilus assembly protein FimT/FimU, with product MRSQEVRAGFTLIELLGVLALLGIIFSILALNVQGLNNDAESAASILSGALIQSRTQAMSDSVAVRATLSGNALVFATNTTCTATTGWTAISTIGAPLPAGVKLSIDLPTVTTWQACYSARGELPTPPGAALRIVDSRLRQRTLTLYMAGSVQIQ from the coding sequence ATGAGATCACAGGAGGTCAGGGCAGGATTCACACTCATCGAACTGCTGGGAGTGCTGGCACTTCTGGGCATCATTTTCAGCATTCTGGCGCTGAATGTGCAGGGTCTGAACAATGACGCCGAGTCGGCAGCCAGCATCCTGAGCGGCGCACTGATTCAGTCCAGAACTCAGGCCATGAGTGACAGCGTGGCTGTGCGGGCCACACTGTCGGGCAATGCGTTGGTTTTTGCGACCAATACCACGTGCACAGCCACGACAGGCTGGACGGCGATCAGCACCATCGGCGCGCCGCTGCCCGCAGGTGTAAAACTCTCGATTGACCTGCCCACTGTCACCACGTGGCAGGCATGCTATTCCGCACGCGGCGAACTGCCGACCCCGCCCGGCGCGGCGCTGAGGATCGTCGATTCCAGACTGCGGCAACGCACCCTGACGCTGTACATGGCGGGGAGCGTGCAGATCCAATGA
- a CDS encoding type II secretion system protein translates to MRRTRGTPDRSVQGFTLIEMLVALMILGVLMSVVITAITGNTSLNTQTELRSQAAVAAEQILDIARTKDPANMPTSGSEAAVSVLVGGHTFLVTLSYCTTATYCTGTARQLLSQASYASKVLFRVETVFTSVNSAGNATN, encoded by the coding sequence ATGAGACGAACTCGCGGAACGCCGGACAGAAGCGTCCAGGGATTTACGCTGATCGAAATGCTGGTTGCCCTGATGATTCTGGGTGTGCTGATGAGTGTGGTCATCACGGCGATTACCGGCAATACGTCGCTGAATACCCAGACTGAACTGCGCTCTCAGGCAGCCGTGGCGGCAGAACAGATCCTTGATATCGCCCGCACCAAAGACCCCGCCAACATGCCGACCAGCGGCTCTGAAGCGGCGGTCAGCGTACTTGTGGGAGGCCATACCTTCCTGGTCACGCTGTCGTACTGCACCACGGCGACGTACTGCACCGGTACGGCCCGTCAGCTGCTGTCGCAGGCCAGCTACGCCAGCAAAGTGCTCTTCCGCGTCGAGACCGTGTTTACCAGTGTGAACAGTGCCGGGAACGCCACCAACTGA
- a CDS encoding PilW family protein: MLPQPHPLSRTQGFTLIEVLVTVSLLTLVLGIVLSTTTSTLSLYRTDQARLTANRDSRSTLDILGNDVRQAGERLTADFPAISVSSDTAGNSVLTLRRSLIDGALPLCAPIPSAGGLYVNANNSSAAVFSGTTISNLPDACTTSLQNLTAWNTAIAGGNVTAYLYDVKAGAGDFVTLTGTTQITSSNSLLNNGQKLNTLSLPTRTYDPRKLTQGDAGRDIRVYLIEERRYYLEGGVLKLMVNNAPAVAAVPNVQSFKVTPYLSGSPVTVAALPFPVLPSTSTTWKSLAYLDVTLTIKSTSGTKSIQRSTTQRYTPRNASSADQ; this comes from the coding sequence ATGTTGCCCCAACCGCATCCGTTGTCCCGAACGCAGGGGTTTACTCTCATCGAAGTTCTCGTAACCGTCAGTCTCTTGACGCTGGTGCTGGGCATCGTGCTCTCGACCACCACCTCGACGCTGAGTCTGTACCGTACCGATCAGGCGCGGCTGACCGCCAACCGCGACAGCCGCTCGACCCTCGACATTCTGGGCAACGATGTCCGGCAGGCTGGCGAGCGGCTGACGGCCGACTTCCCGGCTATCAGCGTTTCCAGCGACACCGCCGGCAACAGCGTCCTGACTTTGCGCCGATCACTCATTGACGGTGCTCTGCCGCTGTGTGCGCCGATTCCCAGTGCGGGCGGCCTGTACGTCAATGCCAACAATTCATCGGCAGCGGTCTTTTCCGGAACGACCATCAGCAATCTCCCCGACGCCTGCACCACCTCGCTTCAGAATCTGACGGCCTGGAACACGGCGATAGCGGGCGGGAACGTGACGGCCTATCTCTACGACGTGAAGGCTGGAGCTGGCGATTTCGTGACCCTGACAGGTACGACCCAGATCACCTCTTCCAATTCACTGCTGAACAATGGTCAGAAACTCAACACCCTCTCGCTGCCCACGCGCACCTACGACCCGCGCAAACTCACTCAGGGCGATGCCGGGCGCGATATCCGGGTGTATCTGATCGAAGAGCGCAGATATTACCTGGAGGGCGGGGTTCTGAAACTGATGGTCAACAACGCCCCGGCTGTGGCAGCGGTTCCCAATGTTCAGAGCTTCAAGGTGACGCCGTATCTGTCGGGAAGCCCGGTCACGGTCGCGGCGCTGCCGTTTCCGGTGCTGCCGTCCACCTCGACCACCTGGAAGAGTCTGGCGTACCTCGACGTGACGCTGACCATCAAATCCACCAGCGGCACCAAGTCCATTCAGCGCAGCACCACCCAGCGCTACACCCCACGCAACGCCAGCAGCGCCGATCAGTGA
- a CDS encoding pilus assembly PilX N-terminal domain-containing protein gives MHSEITSRPFLVRRAGVAQRRRQGVAIVTVLIFSAVLMALLASYVTMTLTESRTLKASSNGRQGFYSAEAGLNLRAELVRAKFVGYLRPIGTGPTSSTPCSSGDLGTGDMACITYHNLNGRDVVTYMTDVTTYDASGNPESGTVGPGDTYAGLNYSQYAYQVNSVTTDPTTHTKVAATLQMKFQSRLVPLFQFAAFSTKDLEFHPGVAMTLSGRVHTNANLYLNATVTLDINGKTTAGGVINRFGNDGRGCTGTVRVYSTTMGCTSVGTALTDAQLQPFNKNVLAGQQILTVPPMSSLNPDPTGNSELWAKADLRVVAVKSGGSWTFEARTSSNQRDSNATGALNTCNTTSGGSMIQIRPHTGNNSSSDTSTDGLWDGREKSGSPSWISTSRS, from the coding sequence ATGCATTCAGAGATCACCAGCCGTCCGTTTCTCGTTCGCCGCGCCGGAGTCGCGCAGCGTCGGCGTCAGGGCGTCGCCATCGTGACAGTGCTGATATTTTCCGCAGTCCTGATGGCGCTGCTGGCGAGTTACGTCACCATGACTCTGACCGAGTCGCGCACCCTGAAGGCCAGTTCCAACGGACGGCAGGGATTTTACTCGGCGGAAGCGGGCCTGAATCTGCGGGCCGAACTGGTGCGGGCGAAATTTGTCGGTTATCTGCGGCCCATCGGAACCGGGCCAACCAGCAGCACGCCCTGCAGCTCTGGTGATCTGGGTACCGGCGATATGGCATGCATCACCTACCACAACCTCAACGGGCGCGACGTCGTGACGTACATGACCGACGTGACCACCTACGATGCTTCAGGCAATCCCGAATCCGGAACGGTCGGGCCGGGAGACACCTACGCGGGGCTGAACTATTCTCAGTACGCCTATCAGGTCAACAGTGTCACCACCGATCCCACCACGCATACCAAGGTGGCCGCCACCCTTCAGATGAAGTTTCAGTCGCGTCTGGTGCCACTGTTTCAGTTCGCGGCCTTTTCGACCAAAGACCTGGAGTTTCACCCCGGCGTGGCGATGACGCTCAGTGGCCGCGTGCATACCAATGCCAATCTTTACCTGAATGCCACCGTGACCCTGGATATCAACGGCAAGACTACGGCAGGAGGCGTCATCAACCGCTTCGGCAACGATGGCCGCGGCTGTACGGGCACGGTCAGGGTGTACAGCACCACCATGGGCTGTACGTCTGTCGGGACCGCCTTGACCGACGCGCAGCTTCAGCCTTTCAACAAGAACGTCCTGGCGGGCCAGCAGATTCTGACCGTGCCGCCCATGAGCAGCCTGAATCCTGACCCCACCGGCAACAGCGAACTGTGGGCCAAGGCCGACCTGCGCGTGGTGGCGGTCAAATCGGGCGGGTCGTGGACATTCGAGGCGAGGACGAGCAGCAATCAGCGGGATAGTAACGCCACGGGCGCCCTGAACACCTGCAATACCACCTCGGGCGGCAGCATGATTCAGATTCGTCCTCATACGGGCAACAACTCTTCGTCAGATACCAGCACCGACGGCCTGTGGGATGGCCGCGAGAAAAGTGGCTCACCATCATGGATATCGACCAGTCGAAGCTGA
- a CDS encoding glycerate kinase: MTDFRALLTETYRAALAATDAGLLVRAHLPAAPPALIVSVGKASLPMLGAALSAYPGAPFLAVAPDGPEVGAAVQAAADRQQGEILYAGHPVPDQRSVRAAERFLEQVGTLAPGDELLVLISGGSSALLCAPWGLTLEQKQALTRELLGSGASIQELNTVRKHVSRIKGGRLAQVAQARQARVTALLLSDVIGDDPSVIASGPTVPDPTTFADALKVLERYGVQHSAARAHLKRGARGELNETPKAFHELRQQVIGSNRLLLDAAAQSLEARGIPAVILGDTFGGEARELAAMHAALVRSVRGFGTPVRAPVALLSGGEATVTVRGSGVGGRNHEFALALLLELGERGLWALSVGSDGVDGSAAAAGAFLTPDSWQRARHLGLDLQTALHNNDSGTLFAALGDALITGPTGQNLNDLRILLIGPD, from the coding sequence ATGACCGATTTCCGCGCCCTGCTGACCGAGACCTACCGCGCCGCCCTCGCCGCCACCGACGCGGGCCTGCTGGTGCGTGCCCACCTGCCCGCCGCCCCGCCCGCCCTGATCGTCTCGGTGGGCAAGGCCAGCCTGCCGATGCTCGGCGCGGCGCTCTCGGCCTACCCCGGTGCGCCGTTTCTGGCCGTGGCCCCAGACGGTCCGGAGGTCGGCGCGGCGGTGCAGGCGGCAGCTGACCGGCAGCAGGGGGAGATTCTCTACGCGGGCCATCCGGTGCCGGATCAGCGCAGCGTGCGGGCAGCAGAGCGTTTTCTGGAACAGGTCGGCACCCTGGCCCCCGGAGACGAACTGCTGGTGCTGATCTCGGGAGGCAGCAGCGCTCTGCTGTGTGCTCCCTGGGGCCTGACCCTCGAACAGAAACAGGCGCTGACCCGCGAACTGCTGGGAAGCGGCGCTTCGATTCAGGAGCTGAACACCGTTCGCAAGCACGTTTCAAGGATCAAGGGCGGGCGGCTGGCACAGGTGGCGCAGGCCAGACAGGCCCGCGTCACGGCGCTGCTGCTGTCCGACGTGATCGGAGACGATCCGAGTGTCATCGCCTCCGGTCCGACCGTGCCCGACCCGACCACCTTTGCCGACGCCCTGAAGGTGCTGGAGCGCTACGGCGTGCAGCATTCGGCAGCGCGGGCACACCTCAAACGCGGCGCACGCGGCGAGCTCAACGAAACACCGAAGGCATTCCATGAACTGCGGCAGCAGGTGATCGGCTCGAATCGCCTGCTGCTCGACGCGGCGGCGCAGTCTCTGGAAGCTCGCGGCATTCCGGCGGTCATTTTGGGGGACACGTTCGGCGGTGAAGCGCGGGAACTGGCCGCCATGCACGCCGCGCTCGTGCGGAGCGTGCGCGGGTTCGGAACGCCCGTTCGCGCTCCGGTGGCGCTGCTGTCGGGCGGAGAAGCCACCGTGACGGTGCGCGGCAGCGGCGTGGGTGGGCGCAATCACGAGTTCGCGCTCGCACTGCTGCTGGAACTCGGGGAACGCGGTCTCTGGGCGCTCTCGGTGGGCTCGGACGGCGTGGACGGCTCGGCAGCGGCAGCGGGCGCATTTCTGACACCGGACAGCTGGCAACGCGCCCGGCACCTCGGTCTCGACCTCCAGACCGCCCTGCACAACAACGATTCCGGCACGCTGTTCGCGGCGCTGGGCGACGCCCTGATCACCGGGCCGACCGGACAGAATCTGAACGACCTGCGAATTCTGCTGATCGGCCCCGACTGA
- a CDS encoding aldolase/citrate lyase family protein gives MTALLLSPPAQKLAARLHDSLRARWATLPGEVAAAPVPDYVAAPVPADLRGRRAELIVEASDLAALQSALTSDADALVLDFDDTFSPTRANVKAAYDALPLAAASTKPLLARPRALYAVEEHLDSGGPATATAIAALCDLAAILTARPQPFHLYIPKLETVAQAQFWNDALLLAEQELGLAPHTVRVCLQIETFSGVLNADALLFALHERAYGLNAGRWDYVFSLVKSVGRTPGAVPPRADLGMDVDAMRAYAEVLMRVCQRRNAEAIGGSAAVAPDPAHPQPALDAVQADKRREAEQGFTAAWAGLPALLPAVRAGFEGAAAAPLPHEAPEVTLARLLNLPAPRPLPLAVLQDTIGLALDVFGAWYDGRGVVVRGGRIEDTATAELARAQVWQWVQCGAALEGGGRLTAERYTQERRAQCPDSAPAARLLDALVLAERCPEYFPRVAQLLASGAAAVPETRIR, from the coding sequence ATGACCGCGTTGCTGCTCTCTCCGCCTGCCCAGAAGCTCGCCGCCCGCCTGCACGACTCGCTGCGGGCACGCTGGGCCACGCTTCCGGGCGAAGTCGCAGCCGCGCCCGTGCCCGACTATGTGGCCGCGCCCGTGCCCGCCGACCTGCGAGGCCGCCGCGCCGAACTGATCGTGGAGGCGTCGGATCTGGCGGCCCTGCAGAGCGCCCTGACCTCGGACGCCGACGCGCTGGTGCTGGACTTCGACGACACCTTTTCCCCGACCCGCGCCAATGTGAAGGCGGCCTACGACGCGCTGCCGCTCGCCGCTGCCAGCACCAAACCCCTGCTGGCGCGGCCCCGGGCGCTGTACGCGGTGGAAGAGCATCTGGACAGTGGCGGCCCTGCCACCGCCACCGCCATCGCCGCTCTATGCGATCTGGCCGCGATTCTGACCGCCCGGCCCCAGCCGTTTCATCTGTACATTCCAAAACTGGAAACGGTGGCCCAGGCGCAGTTCTGGAACGACGCGCTGCTGCTGGCAGAGCAGGAACTGGGCCTCGCGCCACACACGGTGCGCGTCTGCCTCCAGATCGAGACCTTTTCCGGTGTGCTGAACGCCGACGCGCTGTTGTTTGCCCTGCACGAGCGGGCCTACGGACTGAACGCGGGCCGCTGGGATTATGTCTTCAGTCTGGTGAAGTCGGTGGGCAGGACGCCCGGGGCGGTGCCGCCGCGTGCCGATCTGGGGATGGACGTCGACGCGATGCGGGCCTATGCCGAGGTGCTGATGCGGGTGTGTCAGCGCCGGAATGCCGAGGCTATCGGGGGCAGCGCCGCTGTCGCTCCCGACCCGGCCCACCCTCAGCCCGCGCTGGATGCTGTGCAGGCCGACAAACGCCGCGAGGCCGAACAGGGCTTCACCGCTGCCTGGGCCGGGCTGCCAGCGCTGCTTCCGGCTGTGCGGGCGGGTTTCGAGGGCGCAGCGGCGGCACCGCTTCCCCACGAAGCACCGGAAGTCACGCTGGCCCGCCTGCTGAACCTGCCCGCACCGCGTCCGTTGCCGCTGGCCGTGCTTCAGGACACCATCGGTCTCGCGCTGGACGTTTTCGGTGCGTGGTACGACGGACGGGGCGTGGTGGTGCGCGGCGGCAGAATCGAGGACACCGCCACCGCCGAACTCGCCCGCGCTCAGGTCTGGCAGTGGGTGCAGTGCGGAGCCGCGCTGGAAGGCGGCGGCAGGCTCACGGCAGAGCGCTATACACAGGAGCGCCGCGCCCAGTGCCCGGATTCTGCGCCTGCCGCCCGGCTGCTCGACGCACTGGTACTGGCAGAACGCTGCCCGGAATACTTTCCGCGTGTGGCCCAGCTTCTGGCGAGCGGGGCAGCGGCAGTACCGGAAACACGCATTCGGTGA
- a CDS encoding allantoate amidohydrolase produces MTQTSAFPVPPSPALTRTVLKACADLARFTETPGQITRTYLSEPTRDVHAYLTEWASRLGLRVSVDAAGNLRARREALTPDAPTLYLGSHLDTVPNAGAFDGVLGVVLGLALMEALGTGALPYAAEVVGFSEEEGVRFGVPYIGSRTLVGSAEPLLDLPDRGGVTVRGAMSAYGLSPDDLPAARASGNTLGYLEVHIEQGPVLEAAGQRVGVVSAIAGQDRVTLDFWGQASHAGTTPMTQRHDALAAAAAFVVETERLARATSGLVATVGVLEVHPGATNVVPGHVSCSLDVRHAENAQRGHALKHLLAAAQTFAAERGVTLNMHIRSQQDATPMDDRLKSLLHRAAEDVGETHAELVSGAGHDAVIVAQQMPVAMLFLRSPGGLSHHPDEAVHEEDVAAALRVGERFLHLLALEVAGSE; encoded by the coding sequence ATGACCCAGACGTCTGCTTTCCCCGTTCCGCCCAGCCCGGCCCTGACCCGGACTGTCCTGAAGGCGTGCGCCGATCTGGCCCGCTTCACCGAAACGCCGGGTCAGATCACCCGCACCTATCTGAGTGAGCCGACACGGGACGTGCACGCCTACCTGACCGAGTGGGCGTCGCGGCTGGGCCTGCGGGTCAGTGTGGACGCTGCCGGAAATCTGCGTGCCCGCCGGGAAGCCCTTACACCGGACGCTCCCACGCTGTATCTCGGGTCGCACCTCGACACGGTGCCCAACGCGGGAGCCTTCGACGGCGTGCTGGGCGTGGTGCTGGGCCTCGCACTCATGGAAGCGCTGGGAACTGGGGCGCTGCCGTATGCTGCCGAGGTGGTGGGCTTTTCGGAAGAGGAGGGCGTGCGCTTCGGTGTGCCCTACATCGGCAGCCGGACGCTGGTGGGAAGTGCCGAACCGCTGCTCGACCTGCCGGACCGCGGCGGTGTCACGGTGCGCGGGGCGATGTCGGCGTATGGTCTCAGTCCCGATGACCTGCCAGCGGCGCGGGCCAGTGGAAACACGCTCGGCTATCTGGAAGTGCATATCGAGCAGGGGCCGGTGCTGGAGGCGGCAGGGCAGCGTGTGGGGGTAGTCAGCGCCATTGCCGGACAGGACCGGGTGACGCTGGATTTCTGGGGGCAGGCGTCGCACGCCGGAACCACGCCGATGACGCAGCGTCACGACGCGCTGGCGGCAGCGGCGGCCTTCGTGGTCGAGACGGAGCGGCTGGCCCGCGCCACGTCCGGTCTGGTGGCGACGGTGGGCGTGCTGGAAGTGCATCCCGGCGCGACGAATGTGGTGCCCGGTCACGTCAGCTGCTCGCTCGATGTACGCCACGCCGAAAATGCCCAGCGCGGGCACGCCCTGAAGCACCTGCTGGCCGCTGCCCAGACCTTCGCGGCAGAGCGCGGCGTGACCCTGAACATGCATATCCGCTCGCAGCAGGACGCCACACCGATGGACGACCGCCTGAAATCGTTGCTGCACCGCGCCGCCGAGGACGTGGGCGAGACACATGCCGAACTGGTCAGCGGTGCCGGGCACGACGCCGTGATCGTGGCCCAGCAGATGCCGGTTGCCATGTTGTTTCTGCGCTCGCCCGGCGGCCTGAGCCACCACCCCGACGAGGCGGTTCACGAGGAAGACGTGGCAGCGGCGCTGCGGGTGGGCGAGCGCTTTCTGCACCTGCTGGCGCTGGAAGTGGCGGGCAGCGAATGA
- a CDS encoding allantoinase codes for MTRPPTFELIVRGGTLVLPTGERRADLGAVDGQIVELAPDLPGSAAQTLDASGLHVFPGLLDAHVHLNEPGRTHWEGFETGTRALAAGGVSSFFDMPLNSSPPVLGRATFDEKRALGEQKSLLDFGLWGGLTPLNLDRLDELAEAGVIGFKAFMSNSGLDEFPAVDDAALYEGLKAAQRLGLVVATHAESDQLTRHFTEQARGRGAASVREYLNTRPVVAELEAVQRALLYAGELGAALHLVHLSSGQAVALAVEARAKGVNVSIETCPHYLHFTDEDVERIGAALKCAPPLRPQGVQDELWTALLAGQIDIIGSDHSPAPPDRKTSDNFFALWGGISGAQSTLNVLLEDGHFRRGLPLAAVAALTALHPAQRFGLPQKGALRVGADADFAVVDLGREFTLKREDLHDRWQQNPYVNARFRGEVRATYVRGQLVYADGQFHGAGRARLLRPGQSV; via the coding sequence ATGACCCGTCCACCCACTTTTGAACTGATCGTCCGGGGCGGCACGCTCGTCCTGCCCACCGGAGAACGCCGCGCCGACCTGGGCGCGGTGGACGGGCAGATCGTGGAACTTGCCCCCGACCTGCCCGGAAGTGCCGCGCAGACGCTGGACGCTTCCGGCCTGCACGTGTTTCCCGGTCTGCTGGATGCCCACGTCCATCTGAACGAACCGGGCCGCACCCACTGGGAGGGCTTCGAGACCGGCACACGGGCGCTCGCCGCGGGCGGCGTCAGCAGTTTCTTCGACATGCCGCTGAACTCCTCGCCCCCCGTGCTGGGCCGCGCTACCTTCGACGAGAAACGCGCCCTGGGAGAGCAGAAATCACTGCTCGATTTCGGGCTGTGGGGCGGTCTGACGCCGCTGAATCTGGACAGGCTGGATGAGCTGGCAGAGGCGGGCGTGATCGGATTCAAGGCCTTCATGAGTAATAGCGGCCTCGACGAATTTCCCGCCGTAGACGACGCGGCGCTGTACGAGGGCCTGAAGGCGGCGCAGCGGCTCGGGCTAGTGGTCGCCACCCACGCCGAGAGCGACCAGCTCACCCGCCATTTCACCGAGCAGGCGCGGGGGCGCGGCGCAGCGAGCGTGCGCGAGTACCTGAATACCCGGCCCGTGGTGGCCGAACTGGAAGCGGTGCAGCGGGCGCTGCTATACGCGGGCGAACTCGGCGCGGCGCTGCATCTGGTGCATCTGAGCAGCGGGCAGGCGGTGGCGCTGGCAGTCGAGGCCCGTGCGAAGGGCGTGAACGTGAGCATCGAGACCTGCCCGCACTATCTGCACTTCACCGATGAAGACGTGGAGCGCATCGGCGCGGCGCTGAAATGTGCGCCTCCACTGCGGCCTCAGGGCGTGCAGGATGAGCTCTGGACAGCGCTGCTGGCGGGTCAGATCGATATCATCGGCTCGGATCACTCGCCCGCTCCACCCGACCGCAAGACCAGCGACAACTTCTTTGCCCTGTGGGGCGGCATCTCTGGAGCGCAGAGCACCCTGAACGTCCTGCTGGAAGACGGGCATTTCCGGCGTGGGTTGCCGCTGGCAGCGGTGGCGGCCCTGACAGCGCTGCATCCGGCCCAACGCTTCGGGCTGCCGCAGAAAGGAGCTCTGCGCGTCGGGGCCGACGCCGATTTTGCCGTGGTCGATCTGGGCCGTGAATTTACCCTGAAGCGCGAAGACCTGCACGACCGCTGGCAGCAGAATCCGTATGTGAACGCACGCTTTCGGGGCGAGGTCCGGGCGACGTATGTGCGCGGTCAGCTGGTCTACGCGGACGGTCAGTTTCACGGCGCGGGCAGGGCAAGGTTGCTGCGGCCCGGCCAGAGCGTCTGA
- the allE gene encoding (S)-ureidoglycine aminohydrolase: protein MKQLGQTRSALHPSHALITPETFVRTALAEWPGSAVVLHIAPVIGHGARFVQFTAEMPAGAAAQASSLGYQRFAFVLEGELDVQIGGETRTLKEYDYVYAPAGTEHTLTARTAARVAVFEKPYEAVSGLEAPAVFWGNERLNSGTAFEGDEALIARKLLPDDPRHDFMISTMSFAPGATLPYTEVHYMEHGLLMLEGEGIYKLQDCYYPVTTGDVIWMGAHCPQWYGALGKSWSKYLLYKDMNRHPLAMRGNGL, encoded by the coding sequence ATGAAACAGCTAGGTCAGACCCGCAGCGCCTTGCACCCTTCACACGCCCTGATAACACCGGAAACCTTCGTTCGGACTGCTCTGGCCGAGTGGCCCGGCAGCGCTGTCGTTCTGCACATCGCCCCGGTCATCGGGCACGGTGCGCGGTTCGTGCAGTTCACTGCCGAGATGCCTGCGGGCGCGGCGGCGCAGGCGTCCAGTCTGGGGTATCAGCGCTTTGCTTTCGTGCTGGAAGGCGAGCTGGACGTGCAGATCGGCGGCGAAACTCGCACGCTGAAGGAGTACGACTACGTGTATGCTCCGGCAGGTACCGAGCACACCCTGACCGCCCGCACCGCTGCGAGGGTCGCCGTATTCGAGAAGCCGTATGAAGCGGTGTCTGGCCTCGAAGCGCCCGCCGTGTTCTGGGGCAATGAGCGCCTGAACTCCGGCACGGCCTTCGAGGGCGACGAGGCGCTGATTGCCCGCAAACTGTTGCCCGACGATCCCCGGCACGACTTCATGATCTCGACCATGAGCTTTGCACCCGGCGCGACCCTTCCCTATACCGAAGTCCATTATATGGAACACGGTCTGCTGATGCTGGAAGGCGAAGGAATCTACAAGTTACAGGACTGTTATTATCCGGTAACGACGGGCGACGTGATCTGGATGGGTGCACATTGCCCGCAGTGGTACGGCGCACTCGGCAAGAGCTGGAGCAAATACCTGCTGTACAAGGATATGAACCGGCACCCGCTGGCAATGCGTGGAAACGGGCTGTAA